From the genome of Methanoculleus sp. SDB, one region includes:
- a CDS encoding Replication factor C small subunit: protein MEESTTIWIEKYRPRRLSDMVGQKDIVSRLHSYLQTGTLPHLLFTGSAGIGKTTAAVALAREFYGDTWQMNFRELNASDERGIDVVRNQIKQFARTTALGGASFKILFLDEADALTPDAQAALRRTMENYAQNCRFILSCNYSSKIIDPIQSRCAIYRFRPLDSDSIAEEIRRIASAEKISVSPDAIDAMIYIAQGDMRKAINALQGAALLADEISGEMVYAITSNARPDEITALIDVVLAGDFDRAEGVLHELLAERGIAPNELLNQCYRALVAASIDRSLKVELISHLGEADFRLSEGATSDIQMEALLARCVLSARMHGAVPPGR from the coding sequence ATGGAGGAGAGCACTACCATCTGGATAGAAAAATACCGGCCCAGGAGACTTTCGGACATGGTGGGTCAGAAGGATATCGTCTCGCGGCTGCATTCGTACCTGCAGACGGGCACCCTCCCGCACCTCCTCTTCACCGGATCGGCAGGTATCGGGAAAACAACGGCCGCAGTCGCACTTGCGCGGGAATTTTACGGGGATACATGGCAGATGAATTTCCGTGAGCTCAACGCGTCGGACGAAAGGGGCATCGATGTGGTCAGGAACCAGATCAAGCAGTTTGCCCGGACCACCGCGCTCGGCGGCGCCTCGTTTAAAATACTGTTCCTCGATGAGGCGGACGCCCTGACACCGGATGCACAGGCCGCACTCCGGCGGACGATGGAGAATTATGCGCAGAACTGCCGGTTCATCCTCTCCTGCAACTATTCGTCGAAGATCATCGATCCTATCCAGAGCCGCTGCGCCATCTACCGGTTCAGACCTCTGGATTCCGACTCAATCGCCGAGGAGATCCGCCGTATCGCGTCCGCGGAGAAGATCTCCGTCAGTCCCGATGCGATCGACGCGATGATCTACATCGCCCAGGGGGATATGCGGAAAGCGATCAACGCCCTGCAGGGGGCGGCGCTCCTCGCCGACGAGATCTCCGGGGAGATGGTCTACGCGATCACATCCAACGCCCGCCCCGACGAGATTACGGCGCTGATTGACGTTGTCCTTGCAGGGGACTTCGATCGGGCCGAGGGAGTGCTTCACGAACTGCTTGCCGAACGCGGCATCGCACCCAACGAGCTGCTCAACCAGTGCTACCGCGCACTTGTGGCCGCATCCATCGACCGGTCTCTGAAAGTCGAGCTGATCAGCCACCTCGGGGAGGCCGACTTCCGGCTGTCCGAAGGGGCGACGAGCGATATCCAGATGGAGGCTCTGCTCGCACGGTGCGTACTTTCCGCCCGAATGCACGGGGCAGTGCCGCCCGGGAGGTGA
- a CDS encoding acyl-CoA synthetase: MVRYSVTMNDDLTERIDREAKNRKISRSEYITEACAARLREGGEGVPGGADHAILPFVSSRSEPVGNIGDYETTYRDFRIDVPEFFNFGFDVIDAWAKKDRNKLAMIWTDQQGGEKKFTFRELSRLSNQIVNMFIKYRITKGDRVLIMLPRVPEWWTCTIALIKMGAVYCPAPTMLTPKDLKYRINAADIKMVITDRENAPKVDEIFDQCPSLESRMVVDGERDGWINYPVELSWPAPVSSKIINLQGMKKTRSTDPLVIFFTSGTTGEAKMVLHDHSYPLGHIVTARFWHDVRDNDLHFTLSDTGWAKSAWGKFYGQWIEGACVFVYDIRGKFNATEILPMMEKYGVTTFCCPPTIYRMLILADLDKFDFTELRHCVSAGEPINPEVIRAWEDATGLTIYEGYGQTETVLCVGTFPGMEPKFGSMGKPSPGWDIRLLDEHGNPVGDKEEGLIAINTKPRPVGLFREYFNNEEENRHVFSGDWYYTGDKAYRDSDGYLWFIGRDDDVIKASGYRIGPFEVESALIEHEAVQEAAVVGSPDVIRGLIVKAFVVLAPGHSPSESLVKELQKHVKKVTAPYKYPRAIEFVESLPKTISGKIRRNELRELEMKRSTNGQCETETPAHHPPMEKSDRK, from the coding sequence ATGGTGCGCTACTCCGTCACAATGAATGACGACCTGACAGAAAGAATTGACAGGGAAGCTAAAAATCGCAAAATATCCCGTTCGGAATACATAACCGAGGCCTGTGCTGCCCGGCTCCGCGAGGGCGGCGAAGGCGTCCCCGGTGGTGCAGACCATGCCATCCTTCCTTTCGTCTCTTCCCGGAGCGAGCCGGTGGGCAATATCGGCGATTACGAGACAACGTACCGGGATTTCAGGATCGATGTGCCCGAGTTCTTTAATTTCGGGTTCGACGTGATCGATGCGTGGGCGAAAAAAGACCGGAACAAGCTTGCCATGATCTGGACGGACCAGCAGGGAGGGGAGAAGAAGTTCACGTTCCGCGAGCTTTCCCGGCTTTCGAACCAAATCGTCAACATGTTTATCAAATACCGGATTACCAAGGGTGACCGCGTGCTCATCATGCTGCCCCGCGTGCCCGAGTGGTGGACGTGCACGATCGCGCTGATCAAGATGGGCGCCGTCTACTGCCCTGCACCGACGATGCTCACCCCGAAGGATCTCAAGTACCGCATCAACGCCGCGGATATCAAAATGGTGATAACTGACCGGGAAAACGCCCCCAAGGTGGACGAGATATTCGACCAGTGCCCCTCGCTCGAGAGCAGGATGGTCGTAGACGGCGAGAGGGACGGGTGGATCAATTATCCCGTCGAGCTCTCATGGCCCGCTCCGGTCTCCAGCAAGATCATCAACCTGCAGGGCATGAAGAAGACCCGCTCCACCGATCCGCTCGTGATCTTCTTCACGTCCGGCACTACCGGCGAAGCGAAGATGGTGCTCCACGACCACAGCTACCCGCTCGGACATATCGTGACCGCACGGTTCTGGCACGACGTACGGGACAACGATCTTCACTTCACGCTCTCCGACACCGGGTGGGCGAAGAGTGCGTGGGGCAAGTTCTACGGCCAGTGGATCGAGGGGGCCTGCGTCTTCGTATACGATATCAGGGGCAAGTTCAACGCGACCGAGATTCTGCCGATGATGGAGAAGTACGGGGTCACCACCTTCTGCTGCCCGCCCACCATCTACCGGATGCTGATCCTCGCCGATCTCGACAAGTTCGACTTTACCGAACTGCGCCACTGCGTCAGTGCAGGCGAACCGATCAACCCGGAGGTGATCCGGGCGTGGGAGGATGCGACGGGCCTTACGATCTACGAAGGGTACGGCCAGACCGAGACGGTGCTCTGCGTCGGCACCTTCCCCGGCATGGAGCCGAAGTTCGGGTCGATGGGGAAGCCCTCGCCCGGGTGGGATATCCGCCTGCTCGACGAGCATGGTAATCCCGTGGGCGACAAGGAGGAGGGGCTCATCGCAATCAATACCAAACCGCGCCCCGTCGGCCTCTTCAGGGAATATTTCAACAACGAGGAGGAGAACCGCCATGTCTTTTCCGGCGACTGGTACTACACCGGCGACAAGGCGTACCGCGATTCCGACGGGTACCTCTGGTTCATCGGTCGTGACGACGACGTGATCAAGGCGTCGGGATACCGCATCGGGCCCTTCGAGGTGGAGAGCGCCCTCATCGAGCACGAGGCGGTGCAGGAGGCGGCGGTCGTCGGCTCGCCTGACGTCATCCGCGGCCTGATCGTGAAAGCGTTCGTGGTGCTCGCACCGGGCCATTCGCCCTCCGAATCGCTTGTAAAAGAGCTCCAGAAGCACGTCAAGAAGGTCACGGCCCCGTACAAGTACCCGCGGGCCATCGAGTTCGTCGAATCGCTCCCGAAGACCATCTCCGGCAAAATCCGGCGAAACGAACTCCGGGAGCTCGAAATGAAGCGGAGCACGAACGGCCAGTGCGAAACGGAAACGCCCGCCCATCACCCCCCGATGGAAAAATCGGACCGTAAATAG
- a CDS encoding transcription factor (TFIID; binds specifically to the TATA box and functions in transcription), whose translation MDDKRYESLKIENIVASGVIADSIDLEDVSKKIANCELNTKRFPGAVYRIESPKIASLIFSSGKVVLTGIRNKEDLHTGLNLIIESLKEAGVDAYDEPQVAITNIVCSYDLGNYINLNKVVITLNLENIEYEPEQFPGLVYRIKDPKIVALLFSSGKIILTGGKNMEDIKRGLDFLEQKLDNIM comes from the coding sequence ATGGATGACAAGAGGTATGAGTCACTAAAAATCGAAAATATTGTCGCCTCAGGAGTCATTGCAGATTCGATCGACCTCGAAGATGTATCCAAAAAAATCGCGAACTGCGAACTGAACACCAAACGGTTTCCGGGCGCGGTATATCGCATCGAATCCCCGAAAATCGCATCCCTGATCTTCTCCTCGGGAAAAGTGGTGCTCACCGGCATCAGGAACAAGGAAGATCTGCACACCGGCCTGAATCTTATCATAGAGTCCTTAAAGGAAGCAGGCGTCGACGCATACGACGAGCCGCAGGTCGCTATTACAAATATTGTCTGTTCGTACGACCTCGGCAACTACATCAATCTCAACAAGGTGGTCATCACCCTCAATCTGGAAAACATCGAATACGAACCGGAGCAGTTCCCCGGCCTTGTTTACCGCATAAAAGACCCGAAAATTGTTGCGCTCCTCTTCTCTTCCGGAAAGATCATCCTCACCGGCGGGAAGAATATGGAGGATATCAAACGCGGGCTTGATTTCCTCGAGCAAAAACTCGACAATATCATGTAA
- a CDS encoding acyl-CoA synthetase: MPKRKHNMVDYEKACREFSIEVPEHYNFGFDVIDAWAEKDRNKLAMIWVNQDGKEKKYSFRDLKNLSNQAANILLKYGVQKGDRVMLMLPRIPEWWIFTIALIKLGAVVCPVPTMLTPKDIEYRVNAGKFRMIITNLDNADKVEEICNACPSLTSRFLADGELPGWASFPFELLYPAPVSRRSVSMPVGRTTRATDPMLIYFTSGTTGQAKMVLHDNSYPLGHTVTASLWQDVTENDLHFTFSDTGWAKCAWGKIFGQWIAGACLLVYDIWGKFKATEILPLIEKYEVSTFCCPPTVYRMLILADLDKFDLRDLRHCCSAGEPLNPEVIRVWQEGTGLAIYEGYGQTETACCIATFPCMEDKPGSMGKPSPGWNIELHDDDGMPVGVREEGRIAVSLNPRPVGLFVEYLDNPQANAESFQNGFYYTGDKAYRDEDGYYWFVGRDDDVIKSSGYRIGPFEVESALLEHPAVQESAVVGSPDLIRGMIVKAFVVLNPGFEPSEKLVKELQQYVRHTTAPYKYPRAIEFVPELPKTLSGKIMRNVLRERELSRRAGKE, from the coding sequence ATGCCAAAACGCAAGCATAACATGGTGGACTACGAGAAAGCCTGCAGGGAATTCTCGATCGAGGTGCCCGAGCACTATAATTTCGGGTTCGACGTCATCGATGCATGGGCAGAGAAGGACCGCAACAAACTTGCGATGATCTGGGTCAACCAGGATGGAAAGGAGAAGAAATATTCGTTCCGCGACCTGAAGAACCTCTCAAACCAGGCCGCGAATATTCTCCTGAAATACGGGGTCCAGAAGGGAGACCGCGTCATGCTGATGCTCCCCCGGATTCCCGAGTGGTGGATTTTTACAATCGCCCTCATCAAGCTGGGTGCGGTGGTGTGCCCGGTTCCGACGATGCTCACCCCGAAGGATATCGAATACCGGGTCAATGCCGGCAAATTCAGGATGATCATCACCAATCTTGATAATGCCGACAAGGTCGAGGAGATCTGCAATGCATGCCCGTCGCTGACCTCGAGGTTTCTGGCAGACGGCGAACTGCCCGGCTGGGCGAGTTTCCCCTTCGAACTCCTCTACCCTGCCCCTGTATCCCGACGGTCCGTGAGCATGCCCGTCGGGAGGACAACCCGGGCGACCGACCCGATGCTGATCTACTTCACCTCCGGCACCACCGGACAGGCAAAGATGGTGCTCCACGACAACAGTTATCCGCTCGGGCATACCGTCACGGCGTCGCTCTGGCAGGATGTCACGGAAAATGACCTGCACTTTACCTTCTCTGACACGGGCTGGGCCAAATGCGCATGGGGCAAGATCTTCGGCCAGTGGATTGCCGGCGCCTGCCTCCTCGTGTACGATATCTGGGGGAAGTTCAAGGCAACCGAGATCCTGCCCCTCATCGAGAAATACGAAGTCAGCACGTTCTGCTGCCCCCCGACGGTATACCGGATGCTGATCCTCGCCGATCTGGACAAGTTCGACCTTCGCGACCTCCGGCACTGCTGCAGTGCGGGGGAGCCCTTAAACCCGGAGGTGATCCGTGTCTGGCAGGAGGGCACGGGACTCGCCATTTACGAGGGGTACGGCCAGACGGAGACCGCCTGCTGCATCGCGACGTTCCCATGCATGGAGGATAAGCCCGGTTCTATGGGCAAACCCTCTCCGGGCTGGAACATCGAACTGCACGATGACGACGGCATGCCCGTGGGAGTCCGCGAGGAAGGGCGCATCGCGGTGAGCCTCAATCCCCGCCCGGTCGGCCTGTTTGTCGAGTACCTGGACAATCCGCAGGCAAACGCCGAATCGTTCCAGAACGGTTTTTACTATACCGGAGACAAGGCGTACAGGGACGAGGACGGGTATTACTGGTTTGTCGGCCGTGATGATGACGTCATCAAGAGCTCGGGGTACAGGATCGGGCCTTTCGAGGTGGAGAGTGCCCTCCTCGAGCACCCGGCGGTGCAGGAATCTGCGGTCGTCGGGTCGCCCGACCTGATCCGGGGCATGATTGTCAAGGCGTTCGTCGTCCTCAATCCGGGATTCGAGCCCTCCGAGAAGCTTGTCAAAGAGCTCCAGCAGTATGTCCGCCACACCACCGCCCCGTACAAGTACCCGCGGGCGATCGAGTTCGTGCCCGAACTCCCCAAGACACTTTCCGGCAAGATCATGCGCAATGTGCTCCGTGAGCGCGAACTCTCCCGCCGTGCCGGCAAAGAATAA
- a CDS encoding AAA family ATPase has product MTDRAADWQKFLKKHYRKEFGEITREYPHKRSLTIDYRTLEKWGKKGLELADELLKTPGKVIGDVKDAIKQYNLIFTKDDEAKADRVNIRFTNLPRKVAVRDIRSHHMNTFISVEGIIRKTTEVRPRLTSAVFRCLQCGKTTAPYKQYYGRFQDPYRPCTQCERQTKMELVPNLSAFVDSEKLRIQETPEGLRGGEQPQTLDVDVTDDLTGKVAPGDRVVLNGILRSIQRVSQGTKSTLFDIYLECNSVEVSEKEFEEVEIDEDDEKEILELSRDPDLYYKITHSIAPTIFGNEEVKEAISLILFGGIAKEMPDGSHLRGDIHMLLVGDPGIAKSQMLRYVVKLSPRGIYTSGKSSTSAGLTATAVKDEFGDGRWTLEAGALVLADMGIAAVDEMDKMAKEDRSALHEAMEQQSISVAKAGITATLRSRCALLGAANPKMGRFDEFAPIADQINMPPSLLSRFDLIFILTDKPNPQLDRAIADHILKSHGVGELIEHHRKTPIEGVDDEYIKKELEPVTPDIDPGTFRKYIAYSKRNCFPLLTPDAKEKLIDYYLNLRSLADANKPVPVTARQLEALIRLAEASARIRLSREIDISDSERVIRIVDTCLRQVAYDAQTGTFDIDKLVTGIPKQRKDLLRSIKEVIRSTADETGIAQRDQVTETLLSQGYNRDDIERRIEDLKRGGEALEPRKGVLRLL; this is encoded by the coding sequence ATAACGGATCGCGCGGCCGACTGGCAGAAATTCCTGAAAAAGCATTACCGGAAGGAATTCGGAGAAATTACCCGCGAGTATCCTCACAAAAGATCCCTGACCATCGATTACCGGACACTGGAGAAATGGGGGAAAAAAGGCCTCGAACTTGCCGACGAACTGCTCAAAACGCCGGGGAAGGTCATCGGGGACGTCAAGGACGCAATCAAGCAGTACAACCTGATTTTTACCAAGGACGACGAGGCGAAGGCCGACAGGGTGAACATCAGGTTCACCAATCTCCCCCGGAAGGTGGCGGTGCGGGATATCCGATCCCACCACATGAACACCTTCATCTCGGTGGAAGGAATCATCAGGAAGACCACCGAAGTCCGTCCGCGCCTGACGAGCGCCGTCTTCAGGTGCCTCCAGTGCGGCAAGACGACGGCGCCCTATAAACAGTACTACGGGCGCTTTCAGGACCCCTACCGCCCCTGCACCCAGTGCGAGCGGCAGACCAAGATGGAGCTTGTCCCGAACCTCTCCGCATTTGTCGATTCTGAAAAGCTGCGGATTCAGGAGACGCCCGAAGGTCTTCGCGGCGGTGAACAGCCGCAGACGCTCGATGTGGACGTGACCGACGACCTCACCGGCAAAGTCGCGCCGGGTGACCGGGTCGTTCTGAACGGAATCCTCCGGTCCATTCAGCGGGTGTCGCAGGGCACGAAGTCGACGCTGTTTGACATCTACCTCGAGTGCAACTCCGTCGAAGTCTCGGAAAAGGAGTTCGAGGAGGTGGAGATCGACGAGGACGACGAGAAGGAAATCCTTGAACTCTCCCGGGATCCCGACCTGTACTACAAGATAACGCACTCGATCGCACCCACGATCTTCGGCAACGAAGAGGTCAAGGAAGCGATTTCGCTCATCCTGTTCGGGGGGATTGCAAAGGAGATGCCCGACGGCAGCCACCTCCGCGGCGATATCCATATGCTGCTCGTGGGCGATCCGGGGATAGCGAAGAGCCAGATGCTCAGGTACGTGGTCAAACTCTCGCCCCGCGGGATCTATACGAGCGGAAAATCCTCCACCTCTGCCGGGCTGACGGCGACCGCCGTCAAGGACGAATTCGGCGACGGCAGATGGACACTCGAAGCCGGCGCCCTCGTACTCGCGGACATGGGAATCGCAGCAGTCGATGAAATGGACAAGATGGCGAAAGAAGACCGGAGCGCGCTGCACGAGGCGATGGAGCAGCAGTCCATTTCCGTAGCGAAGGCAGGAATCACGGCCACGCTCCGTTCCCGGTGCGCACTGCTCGGGGCGGCAAACCCGAAGATGGGGCGGTTTGACGAGTTTGCGCCTATTGCGGACCAGATCAATATGCCACCATCTCTCCTGTCCCGGTTTGACCTGATATTCATTCTCACCGACAAACCGAACCCGCAGCTTGACCGGGCGATTGCGGATCACATCCTCAAGTCGCATGGCGTGGGCGAACTCATCGAGCATCACCGGAAGACACCGATCGAGGGCGTGGACGATGAATACATCAAAAAAGAGCTCGAACCGGTGACGCCCGATATCGATCCCGGGACCTTCCGGAAGTATATCGCCTACTCAAAACGGAACTGCTTCCCCCTCCTGACACCCGACGCAAAGGAGAAACTGATCGACTACTACCTCAACCTCCGCAGCCTTGCGGACGCGAATAAGCCGGTTCCCGTCACGGCGCGGCAGCTCGAGGCGCTGATCCGGCTCGCCGAGGCAAGCGCACGTATCCGCCTCTCCCGCGAGATAGATATCTCGGATTCCGAACGGGTGATCCGTATCGTGGACACCTGCCTGAGACAGGTCGCCTATGATGCGCAGACGGGAACGTTCGATATCGATAAACTGGTCACGGGAATTCCGAAACAGAGAAAGGATCTCCTGCGGTCCATCAAGGAGGTCATCCGCAGCACGGCCGACGAGACGGGGATTGCGCAGCGGGATCAGGTCACGGAGACGCTTCTGTCGCAGGGATACAACAGGGATGATATCGAGCGGCGAATCGAGGATCTCAAACGGGGGGGAGAGGCACTCGAGCCGCGGAAGGGAGTTCTGCGCCTGCTCTGA
- a CDS encoding DEAD/DEAH box helicase — protein sequence MLRRLDPRIRDAILSRGFATLSEAQEKAIPPISDGRHVLLIAPTGTGKTESAMLPVFDALLRETGPGIKALYITPLRSLNRDMLSRLEWWGNELGISVGVRHGDTSAAVRRKQSLSPPDLLITTPETLQALFMGKRLREHLRQVRHVIVDEIHELAGSKRGAQLAVALERIVCYAGEFQRIGLSATVGNPEEVCRFLSGARPSELVHIPVAPHLDLAVRFAGEEFEDQARYVGNCLGTHPSNLLFVNTRVTAEALGHRLYDRGDVEVHHGSLSKEVRIDAEERFKGGRIHTLICTSSMELGIDIGHVEHVFQFGSPREVSRLVQRVGRAGHRLDTVSRGTILALGFDDLIESLVITRRAAANECEEITMAVNAADVMANQVAALAVEYGEITLPRIREIFEHSAPFSGCGTLLSEVCAQLASHRLIGFDGTTVTRWGRSRVYLTSHLSMIHDEKKVAVFNIVSRRTVGTLDESFVAGWVHTGAVFITKGQLWRVLDIEEGKIFVEPAKKARGELPSWEGEQIPVPFAVAREAGRIRRTRDLAPYRVDAPSRSFLGNFFARMDAEGAPVPSDDLITIEQAEDGVVLNICAGHKANEAIARVLSILLSARYGSSVGMEIGAYRIYLRLPSAVGALEVLELFRSLDPAHIEGILTLALKRTAIYKWKLVQIAKKFGAIDTDAEYQKFSMHRLADLFDGTVVAREAYRELFSDYMDVAGASRVLALVQEGRIACATGRLSTIGREGLFSSRDQVPPPSADQAVIATLKRRLEHDRVILFCMHCRDWKLTCEVGRVPDSPRCPKCGARLIAALKPYEDDLIRVLKKKKKNEEERAIEVRMLRNANIVLSSGKAAVTALAARGVGPDTASRIIGAMQEGDGFYREILKAERNYIRTHKFW from the coding sequence ATTCTCAGGCGGCTTGATCCCCGCATACGGGACGCTATCCTGAGCCGTGGCTTTGCAACCCTTTCCGAGGCGCAGGAGAAGGCTATCCCGCCGATCTCGGACGGCCGCCACGTTCTCCTGATCGCCCCGACCGGAACGGGGAAGACCGAGAGTGCCATGCTCCCGGTATTCGACGCACTTCTCCGGGAGACCGGCCCCGGCATCAAGGCACTCTACATCACCCCGCTGCGGTCGTTGAACCGCGACATGCTTTCCCGGCTTGAATGGTGGGGAAACGAGCTCGGCATCTCCGTCGGTGTCCGGCACGGCGACACATCGGCCGCCGTCCGCCGCAAACAGTCGCTCTCGCCACCCGATCTTCTCATCACCACACCGGAAACACTCCAGGCACTCTTTATGGGGAAACGGCTCAGGGAGCACCTCCGGCAGGTCAGGCATGTCATCGTCGACGAGATCCACGAACTCGCCGGCAGCAAGCGGGGGGCGCAGCTCGCGGTCGCGCTGGAGCGCATCGTCTGTTACGCGGGCGAATTCCAGCGGATCGGGCTGTCGGCAACGGTGGGAAATCCGGAGGAGGTATGCCGGTTCCTCTCCGGTGCCCGGCCTTCGGAGCTCGTGCACATCCCGGTCGCCCCGCACCTCGATCTCGCAGTGCGGTTTGCCGGCGAGGAGTTCGAGGATCAGGCCCGGTATGTCGGGAACTGTCTCGGCACCCACCCTTCAAACCTCCTCTTTGTCAACACCCGCGTCACGGCGGAGGCGCTCGGGCACCGGCTGTACGACCGGGGAGACGTTGAGGTCCACCACGGCTCCCTCTCGAAGGAGGTGCGCATCGATGCCGAGGAGCGCTTCAAGGGCGGCCGAATCCACACCCTCATCTGCACCTCCTCCATGGAGCTCGGCATCGATATCGGCCATGTGGAGCATGTCTTCCAGTTCGGGTCACCCCGCGAAGTCTCCCGCCTCGTGCAGCGCGTCGGGCGGGCGGGGCACCGGCTCGACACGGTCTCCCGCGGCACCATTCTCGCCCTTGGATTTGACGATCTCATCGAATCGCTGGTCATTACCCGCCGTGCCGCCGCGAACGAATGTGAGGAGATCACCATGGCCGTCAACGCCGCCGACGTGATGGCGAATCAGGTGGCGGCGCTTGCCGTTGAATACGGCGAAATCACCCTCCCCCGGATCCGTGAGATTTTCGAGCACTCGGCACCCTTCTCCGGGTGCGGCACGCTTCTTTCCGAGGTATGCGCCCAGCTGGCCTCGCACCGCCTGATCGGGTTTGACGGCACAACCGTTACGCGGTGGGGAAGAAGCCGCGTGTACCTCACCTCCCATCTCTCGATGATCCACGACGAAAAGAAGGTCGCGGTTTTCAATATCGTCTCCCGGCGGACGGTGGGGACGCTTGACGAGTCGTTCGTTGCCGGATGGGTGCATACCGGGGCGGTGTTCATCACAAAAGGGCAGCTCTGGCGGGTGCTGGATATCGAGGAGGGAAAGATATTCGTGGAGCCGGCAAAAAAAGCACGCGGGGAGCTTCCGTCCTGGGAAGGAGAGCAGATACCGGTTCCGTTCGCCGTCGCCCGCGAAGCCGGCCGCATCAGGAGGACACGGGACCTCGCACCGTACCGCGTCGACGCGCCCTCCCGGTCTTTTCTCGGGAATTTCTTCGCCCGCATGGATGCCGAAGGGGCCCCCGTGCCGTCCGACGACCTCATCACTATCGAGCAGGCGGAGGACGGGGTGGTGCTCAACATCTGTGCGGGGCACAAGGCGAACGAGGCGATTGCCCGGGTACTGTCCATCCTGCTCTCCGCCCGGTACGGGTCGAGCGTGGGGATGGAGATCGGTGCGTACCGCATCTATCTCCGTCTCCCGTCCGCCGTCGGTGCCCTCGAGGTGCTTGAGCTCTTCCGGTCACTCGATCCGGCGCATATCGAAGGGATCCTGACGCTCGCACTCAAGCGTACGGCCATCTACAAATGGAAGCTGGTGCAGATAGCGAAAAAATTCGGTGCGATCGATACCGACGCCGAATACCAGAAATTCAGCATGCACCGGCTCGCCGATCTCTTCGACGGCACGGTCGTGGCACGGGAGGCATACCGCGAACTCTTTTCGGATTACATGGACGTTGCCGGAGCCTCCCGCGTGCTCGCTCTCGTGCAGGAAGGGCGCATCGCGTGCGCAACGGGACGGCTGAGCACCATCGGCCGGGAAGGGCTGTTCTCCTCACGCGATCAGGTTCCGCCCCCCTCGGCCGATCAGGCGGTGATTGCGACCCTGAAACGCCGGCTCGAGCACGACAGGGTCATCCTCTTCTGCATGCACTGCAGGGACTGGAAGCTCACATGCGAGGTCGGGCGGGTGCCGGACTCACCCCGGTGCCCGAAATGCGGTGCACGTCTCATTGCCGCCCTCAAGCCCTACGAGGATGATCTGATCCGCGTGCTGAAGAAGAAGAAGAAAAACGAGGAGGAGAGGGCCATCGAAGTGAGGATGCTCAGGAATGCCAATATCGTGCTTTCGAGCGGGAAGGCTGCCGTCACGGCGCTTGCAGCGAGGGGGGTCGGGCCCGATACCGCATCCCGCATCATCGGCGCGATGCAGGAGGGGGACGGGTTTTACCGCGAAATCCTCAAGGCGGAGAGGAATTACATCCGCACCCACAAGTTCTGGTAG
- a CDS encoding phosphoesterase: MHPRFIVPGPALLIERSIKVLVVADPHFGAESGLARRGVHIESYSAARFERLCACIDAAEPDLLVLLGDVKHSIPGTTRQEHAELPGILDALRNRVPLRILPGNHDAGIERFCEPGELLRKEGAVIDGTGYLHGHTFPAPDLLGHLLVAGHHHPVVHIYDDVGCALRAHPAYLLAELDESCLKMKAPAPAPCATRVLLVPAFFELAGGLDVREIPASGLSPLSRCIRTDDAEVFLQDGTYIDTLGSLTAQDDSQAA; the protein is encoded by the coding sequence ATGCACCCCCGTTTCATCGTGCCGGGCCCGGCACTCCTGATCGAACGCTCGATAAAGGTCCTCGTTGTCGCCGACCCCCACTTCGGGGCAGAGTCGGGGCTTGCACGCCGCGGTGTGCACATAGAAAGCTACAGCGCCGCCCGTTTTGAACGACTGTGCGCATGCATCGATGCGGCGGAGCCGGATCTGCTTGTACTGCTCGGCGATGTGAAGCACAGCATTCCGGGAACGACGCGGCAGGAGCATGCGGAGCTGCCCGGCATTCTGGATGCCCTCCGGAACCGGGTGCCGCTCCGCATCCTCCCCGGCAACCATGACGCGGGAATCGAGCGGTTCTGCGAGCCCGGTGAACTGCTCCGGAAAGAGGGCGCGGTCATCGACGGCACGGGATACCTCCACGGCCACACCTTCCCCGCGCCCGATCTCCTCGGCCACCTGCTCGTCGCCGGCCACCACCACCCGGTCGTTCATATCTACGATGACGTGGGGTGTGCGCTTCGTGCGCACCCGGCATATCTCCTTGCCGAACTCGACGAGTCGTGCCTGAAGATGAAGGCGCCCGCACCCGCACCGTGCGCGACGCGGGTGCTCCTTGTACCGGCATTCTTCGAACTCGCGGGAGGGCTTGATGTGCGGGAGATCCCTGCAAGCGGGTTAAGCCCCCTCTCCCGCTGTATCCGGACAGATGATGCGGAAGTATTCCTCCAGGACGGGACGTATATTGACACGCTCGGATCACTCACGGCACAGGACGATTCTCAGGCGGCTTGA